Within Acropora muricata isolate sample 2 unplaced genomic scaffold, ASM3666990v1 scaffold_104, whole genome shotgun sequence, the genomic segment aaatgtctttccatagaattttttttcttttaagcttactctctcttgtctgaaaagtacgtaacaaacactgtggaaagcaagcaaggcattcttatttagaactcaacatgaatgtggtgtaacaatgtaccgatagtaacgacaatttgattttcacgcttccttgacaaaacaaagctagtgttttgaaacagccaaaacaattcaatggtgtaatcaaaaaaaaaaaaaaaagtctacaacacgaggtatttccaggcggtcaaccatccaagtacttttctcgcccgacagggtttgacttcggggatcaaacgagacctagttctttccctgtggtatgatcgtagacaggaaactttcgtaaatctttgccatattggccttcgcaaaggaaaaacggttaacctttgacaactataaatcacgttcaatttttaacaaaatactgcaatacactaacagataaacctgttagcaaacacggTAGGATtaaactagatctggatgacctaaacaaggcaagatatccacggatgacacagagagcaaccaaacgagtcccggtccttttcatgtggtgtgatcgtggagaagaagcgtttgtaaatgttgaccttttccaaacaactactaactactcatcgttcataagtttgtggcttaaggtggctccctagagttattacgaacatcgtcctcaTAGagcgcgagttagaaaacgaaacgtgGTCAATTTCCCTTAGAGTTTTCCCCCATAGAAacttaccagtatggatactgttgaaacagggtttatgttttggttgtcaatttttggattaaggccgttaccatggcaacatctcatgtaatgacaggcacatattttcctcattttggcctagactcctcaatatttcaactttccttcggtgaatttttttcatattttgccatatcatggaaatgatattgcctgacattttgaaatgatcaaaagtcagcgttgttcagacggattttccaatattctgcaatttgtcattattctcaatatattaaattagctctgacagattttaacaaaaattgggtattttatagTATTTGTacgtggttacaactgagccaaatttgaaaaaaattcaccgaaggaaacgggagaaaaacggcatttatttttttacactgacgtcacaaaaataaaaaaaaaacgcgtggttaaggctttacgcgcgagtcttcacGTGGGCATGCGTAAGGTAGTTGAAAACCATTGATGTTGAATATTTTGAGTTTATTTACTCTAGAAGCGAAGTAATCGATGTCTTCTTTGGGCAAGACATaagttgagaattgatgcatgCCAGATTGATCTGTAGCGGAGAGTTGACAGAGCTCAGCAGATTTTCCAGTGGTAGTTGTTTCAGTGTCAAAAATTATGATATTGtaaactttgttttcttcatatttGAATTGCTTTGCCGTTGGTTTTGTAGTATATTCAGGAACGATGCTTTCGATTTCTTTCAGTGTACTTGAAGTAACTGTTGAGGTGCGGTTTAGGTCAAGGTTTAGTCCAATTCCTGTTTCGTAAGTTTTCCCTTCTCTTGCTTCTTTTCGTGCTGTTTGGGAGCAGTTTTGCCTATGGCCATTAGCTCTTCCCCGTTTGAAATCCAAAGACGATTTTCGgattttatcattattaaccTGATTAGTCATTTTTTGCCCATATTTCAAGCAAAAGTTACCAGGCTCTATGTTGAGTGCTTCAAGGGTTCTGCTTACATAACTGTAGCGTAAATTTGTCTGAGCAATCCCGCAGGCTATACGGAAATCGTTACTATCACTGCCCCCATAGAATctaatttttggatttttggatcCTACAACACTGTTCAGAGCCTCATTCCTTTGGGAGTTTGTCATAGGTGCAAGCTTCTCTGCTACAGCATCAGTGCAGTAATCTTTGAAGATGTTATTCAAAGCTGACTGCAACTTTTCCCCATGTAGATCTTTTCCATAGGGCAGGTCTTTATGCTTGTAGGAGGCTGGGTCAGATTTGAACCCACACCAAGTAACTCCACAGTTACTGTGGTCTCCAAACGCATGGGGAACGATGCACCTAAGTGCCGCCTGAATTCCTTTTGAATCACCCTTATTTTGGGCAATAGCATATGAAAAACACTTCACTAAATGATTGATCACTTTTTGAGATAGAGGGGAACAATTCTCAAATTTTGCAGTTTGACCAAGGTTGTATAAACGTGTGGTAAGTGATCTTTTCATGTGAATTATGTCGCTGAATTTTTCAACATCATAAGCTACTTTTTGACGTATGTGTGCCTCAGTTGTGGAGTCATCATCACCTGTGTAAATTGAAAACTTTACACCTTGAGTTGGAGCTCTATTAAATAATTCAACTGCTGCATCAGGCTCCATAGCTTTTGATGAGGCTACGTGGTTTTTGCGGCAGTCATGGGCTTTAGGTTGCTTTCCTGTGGATTTTGCCCAATCACAAAATCTACAACTTTTTGTCCTTGATGCATAGTCCAACACTTTGCCAGAGGATAAGCTCATAACTGCCGCTTGTCCAGTGCGCGAATTATGGCCCTTTCCACGTCTCTGCCATCCCATGTCAAAGGAACAGGGTATTGGAACGAGATTACCCTCATCACTTTTTACTCCATTTTGCAGTGCTTCATTTTTCTCCATTGTTAAACAGTTTTGACAGCTACTCTTTGCAATACTTTCCACAGCTTTTCCTACCTCTCTTTCCCTCAGTTTAAAAGTTACAGAATTTAATGTTGGAGCATTTAAAGTGGACAGCACATTGTTTATATGGGTTTGGCCAATGCCGGCATGAAAACAGCCAAGTGCCACTCGTGTGTTTATGTCAAAAGCAGGAGGACCACATTTTCCACTTCGGTGTTGTCCAGAAGTTTTGACTTGGTTGGTTTTACCACAAAATGGACATTTTATCACAAATGTGCTGGCTAGACCGTACCGTACTTCATCAGTCACATTGTAAAAGGAGAGTGGTCCTAAAATGATACAAGTGGAATGAAAAGAGCTTTGTGTGAAGAAAGCATCCTAAGGATATTTGATGTATTGTGGCAGGAAAAAGtatatgtttttaaaatgaCTGTTGTTGTAATTTGATCATGCAAGGAGTTTAAAAAATTACTTCTTGTGAGTTTtccaacaaaaatagggtaaataaaaagagacaatttttgtaaaaatgtaaatgataaaaaagatatatttcaaatttttgcacAGCGGCATGTCTTAATTATTGCATGTGCAGCACTTTCTTATTATCAACTTTTTCCACTAGCAAGCagtcaaacaaaaaacagcaaaggtTGATTGTAAACAATTTTTAGGTATACAATTTTTAGGTATACAATGGGTCCATTCAAAAAAGCATATAAGACAGTAGGTATACATTCTGTGTAGCAAATAGAAAAATCCATTCCAGCTCAGTCCATTCCTGATAGTTCGGGGAAGAATTAGTGGATTACATTTACCTGATTGGCAGTGAGTGCAGCTTTGGAGACTTTCCCAAAACACATCGAGGTCAATGAATCGAGTTCCACGGGGAATACATTCTTCTCGTTCGTTGGCAGCCTGTTATATAGCACAAAAAAATTGATGGTTCCGGTAATGGCAACTCTGTGTAGTGAATATAAAATCCCAAAGAGCCCATACCTGAGTACTCCTTGTTTCTCGTTTAGAGGGTGGTTCGTTTTCGTCGATACAGTTTCCAAAGTCCAGTTTCCTTTTCGCAATGTAGTTTTGATATCCGCGTCTCATGTGCTCCAGATTTTTTGGAGTTCCTTTTGCTCCGTGTTTCGTGAAGCGCCCATATGCACTTCGCTTTACGTGGTTAGAAGGAGAGGGAGAACTACTCTGACTGGTAAGTGATGGCGGTGAATTACCTCCTTCTTTATCGTTCACGTTAGGCGCAGCCAAACTTACTGATCCAATCATTGAGTACAAGCACGGAAACTTAATGTGTTGTTTACGATAATTATATTCACGCTTTCGATAATTCTCACTTTCTGTCGAAAATACACTAGCAACTCTTGcaatatttcttattttaccaaaacagcGTCCCATGCAAACGAAAACACTTGCATTTCGAGCGTCCAGCAATTTTGTGAACTTTATCCGGACGATATCACGGAAatgggaagccatctttgtttttatttttttgcgtgtacttcgcgtggatttaaactttcgcgccatactagtgcccagcttgcgcgcggtctcagaactctagggagccaccttaaaatgtctttccatcgaatttttttttcttttaagcttactctctcttgtctgaaaagtacgtaacaaacactgtggaaagcaagcaaggcattcttatttagaactcaacatgaatgtggtgtaacaatgtaccgatagtaacgacaatttgattttcacgcttccttgacaaaacaaagctagtgttttgaaacagccaaaacaattcaatgctgtaatcaaaaaaaaaagtctacaacacgaggtatttccaggcggtcaaccatccaagtactatcctcgcccgacagggtttgacttcggggatcgaacgagacccagttctttccctgtggtatgatcgtagacaggaaactttagtaaatctttgccatattggccttcgcaaaggaaaaacggttaacctttgacaactattaatcacgttcaatttttaacaaaatactgcaatacactaacagataaacctgttagaaaacactataggattaacctagatctggatgacctaaacaaggcaagatatcgacggatgacacagagagcaaccaaacgagtcccggtccttttcatgtggtgtgatcgtggacaagaagcgtttgtaaatgttgacctttttcaaacaactactaactactcatcgttcataagtttgtggcttaaaatgtctttccatagaattttttttcttttaagcttaccctctcttgtctgaaaagtacgtaacaaacactgtggaaagcaagcaaggcattcttatttagaactcaacatgaatgtggtgtaacaatgtaccgatagtaacgacaatttgattttcacgcttccttgacaaaacaaagctagtgttttgaaacagccaaaacaattcaatgctgtaataaaaaaaaaaagtctacaacacgaggtatttccaggcggtcaaccatccaagtactatcctcgcccgacagggtttgacttcggggatcgaacgagccccagttctttccctgtggtatgatcgcagacaggaaactttcgtaaatctttgccatattggccttcgcaaaggaaaaacggttaacctttgacaactataaatcacgttcaatttttaacaaaatactgcaatacactaacacataaacctgttagcaaacactataggattaacctagatctggatgacctaaacaaggcaagatatccacggatgacacagagagcaaccaaacgagtcccggtccttttcatgtggtgtgatcgtggacaagaagcgtttgtaaatgttgacctttttcaaacaactactaacgactcatcgttcataagtttgtggcttaaaatgtctttccatagaattttttttcttttaagcttactctctcttgtctgaaaagtacgtaacaaacactgtggaaagcaagcaaggcattcttatttagaactcaacatgaatgtggtgtaacaatgtaccgatagtaacgacaatttgattttcacgcttccttgacaaaacaaagctagtgttttgaaacagctaaagcaattcaatggtgtaatcaaaaagaaaaaaaaaaaactacaacacgaggtatttccaggcggtcaaccatccaagtactatcctcgcccgacagggtttgacttcggggatcgaacgagacccagttctttccttgtgatatgatcgtagacaggaaactttcgtaaatctttgccatattggccttcgcaaaggaaaaacggttaacctttgacaactataaatcacgttcaatttttaacaaaatactgcaatacactaacagataaacctgttagcaaacactgtaggattaaactagatctggatgacctaaacaaggcaagatatccacggatgacacagagagcaaccaaacgagtcccggtccttttcatgtggtgtgatcgtggagaagaagcgtttgtaaatgttgaccttttccaaacaactactaactactcatcgttcataagtttgtggcttaaggtggctccctagagttattacgaacatcgtcctcaTAGagcgcgagttagaaaacgaaacgtgGTCAATTTCCCTTAGAGTTTTCCCCCATAGAAacttaccagtatggatactgttgaaacagggtttatgttttggttgtcaatttttggattaaggccgttaccatggcaacatctcatctaatgacaggcacatattttcctcattttggcctagactcctcaatatttcaactttccttcggtgaattttttcatattttgccatatcatggaaatgatattgcctgacattttgaaatgatcaaaagtcagcgttgttcagacggattttccaatattctgcaatttgtcattattctcaatatattaaattagctctgacagattttaacaaaaattgggtattttatagTATTTGTacgtggttacaactgagccaaatttgaaaaaaattcaccgaaggaaacgggagaaaaacggcatttatttttttacactgacgtcacaaaaataaaaaaaaaacgcgtggttaaggctttacgcgcgagtcttcacGTGGGCATGCGTAAGGTAGTTGAAAACCATTGATGTTGAATATTTTGAGTTTATTTACTCTAGAAGCGAAGTAATCGATGTCTTCTTTGGGCAAGACATaagttgagaattgatgcatgCCAGATTGATCTGTAGCGGAGAGTTGACAGAGCTCAGCAGATTTTCCAGTGGTAGTTGTTTCAGTGTCAAAAATTATGATATTGtaaactttgttttcttcatatttGAATTGCTTTGCCGTTGGTTTTGTAGTATATTCAGGAACGATGCTTTCGATTTCTTTCAGTGTACTTGAAGTAACTGTTGAGGTGCGGTTTAGGTCAAGGTTTAGTCCAATTCCTGTTTCGTAAGTTTTCCCTTCTCTTGCTTCTTTTCGTGCTGTTTGGGAGCAGTTTTGCCTATGGCCATTAGCTCTTCCCCGTTTGAAATCCAAAGACGATTTTCGgattttatcattattaaccTGATTAGTCATTTTTTGCCCATATTTCAAGCAAAAGTTACCAGGCTCTATGTTGAGTGCTTCAAGGGTTCTGCTTACATAACTGTAGCGTAAATTTGTCTGAGCAATCCCGCAGGCTATACGGAAATCGTTACTATCACTGCCCCCATAGAATctaatttttggatttttggatcCTACAACACTGTTCAGAGCCTCATTCCTTTGGGAGTTTGTCATAGGTGCAAGCTTCTCTGCTACAGCATCAGTGCAGTAATCTTTGAAGATGTTATTCAAAGCTGACTGCAACTTTTCCCCATGTAGATCTTTTCCATAGGGCAGGTCTTTATGCTTGTAGGAGGCTGGGTCAGATTTGAACCCACACCAAGTAACTCCACAGTTACTATGGTCTCCAAACGCATGGGGAACGATGCACCTAAGTGCCGCCTGAATTCCTTTTGAATCACCCTTATTTTGGGCAATAGCATATGAAAAACACTTCACTAAATGATTGATCACTTTTTGAGATAGAGGGGAACAATTCTCAAATTTTGCAGTTTGACCAAGGTTGTATAAACGTGTGGTAAGTGATCTTTTCATGTGAATTATGTCGCTGAATTTTTCAACATCATAAGCTACTTTTTGACGTATGTGTGCCTCAGTTGTGGAGTCATCATCACCTGTGTAAATTGAAAACTTTACACCTTGAGTTGGAGCTCTATTAAATAATTCAACTGCTGCATCAGGCTCCATAGCTTTTGATGAGGCTACGTGGTTTTTGCGGCAGTCATGGGCTTTAGGTTGCTTTCCTGTGGATTTTGCCCAATCACAAAATCTACAACTTTTTGTCCTTGATGCATAGTCCAACACTTTGCCAGAGGATAAGCTCATAACTGCCGCTTGTCCAGTGCGCGAATTATGGCCCTTTCCACGTCTCTGCCATCCCATGTCAAAGGAACAGGGTATTGGAACGAGATTACCCTCATCACTTTTTACTCCATTTTGCAGTGCTTCATTTTTCTCCATTGTTAAACAGTTTTGACAGCTACTCTTTGCAATACTTTCCACAGCTTTTCCTACCTCTCTTTCCCTCAGTTTAAAAGTTACAGAATTTAATGTTGGAGCATTTAAAGTGGACAGCACATTGTTTATATGGGTTTGGCCAATGCCGGCATGAAAACAGCCAAGTGCCACTCGTGTGTTTATGTCAAAAGCAGGAGGACCACATTTTCCACTTCGGTGTTGTCCAGAAGTTTTGACTTGGTTGGTTTTACCACAAAATGGACATTTTATCACAAATGTGCTGGCTAGACCGTACCGTACTTCATCAGTCACATTGTAAAAGGAGAGTGGTCCTAAAATGATACAAGTGGAATGAAAAGAGCTTTGTGTGAAGAAAGCATCCTAAGGATATTTGATGTATTGTGGCAGGAAAAAGtatatgtttttaaaatgaCTGTTGTTGTAATTTGATCATGCAAGGAGTTTAAAAAATTACTTCTTGTGAGTTTtccaacaaaaatagggtaaataaaaagagacaatttttgtaaaaatgtaaatgataaaaaagatatatttcaaatttttgcacAGCGGCATGTCTTAATTATTGCATGTGCAGCACTTTCTTATTATCAACTTTTTCCACTAGCAAGCagtcaaacaaaaaacagcaaaggtTGATTGTAAACAATTTTTAGGTATACAATTTTTAGGTATACAATGGGTCCATTCAAAAAAGCATATAAGACAGTAGGTATACATTCTGTGTAGCAAATAGAAAAATCCATTCCAGCTCAGTCCATTCCTGATAGTTCGGGG encodes:
- the LOC136899712 gene encoding uncharacterized protein, with translation MEKNEALQNGVKSDEGNLVPIPCSFDMGWQRRGKGHNSRTGQAAVMSLSSGKVLDYASRTKSCRFCDWAKSTGKQPKAHDCRKNHVASSKAMEPDAAVELFNRAPTQGVKFSIYTGDDDSTTEAHIRQKVAYDVEKFSDIIHMKRSLTTRLYNLGQTAKFENCSPLSQKVINHLVKCFSYAIAQNKGDSKGIQAALRCIVPHAFGDHSNCGVTWCGFKSDPASYKHKDLPYGKDLHGEKLQSALNNIFKDYCTDAVAEKLAPMTNSQRNEALNSVVGSKNPKIRFYGGSDSNDFRIACGIAQTNLRYSYVSRTLEALNIEPGNFCLKYGQKMTNQVNNDKIRKSSLDFKRGRANGHRQNCSQTARKEAREGKTYETGIGLNLDLNRTSTVTSSTLKEIESIVPEYTTKPTAKQFKYEENKVYNIIIFDTETTTTGKSAELCQLSATDQSGMHQFSTYVLPKEDIDYFASRVNKLKIFNINGFQLPYACPREDSRVKP
- the LOC136899713 gene encoding uncharacterized protein yields the protein MEKNEALQNGVKSDEGNLVPIPCSFDMGWQRRGKGHNSRTGQAAVMSLSSGKVLDYASRTKSCRFCDWAKSTGKQPKAHDCRKNHVASSKAMEPDAAVELFNRAPTQGVKFSIYTGDDDSTTEAHIRQKVAYDVEKFSDIIHMKRSLTTRLYNLGQTAKFENCSPLSQKVINHLVKCFSYAIAQNKGDSKGIQAALRCIVPHAFGDHSNCGVTWCGFKSDPASYKHKDLPYGKDLHGEKLQSALNNIFKDYCTDAVAEKLAPMTNSQRNEALNSVVGSKNPKIRFYGGSDSNDFRIACGIAQTNLRYSYVSRTLEALNIEPGNFCLKYGQKMTNQVNNDKIRKSSLDFKRGRANGHRQNCSQTARKEAREGKTYETGIGLNLDLNRTSTVTSSTLKEIESIVPEYTTKPTAKQFKYEENKVYNIIIFDTETTTTGKSAELCQLSATDQSGMHQFSTYVLPKEDIDYFASRVNKLKIFNINGFQLPYACPREDSRVKP